Proteins from a single region of Mytilus trossulus isolate FHL-02 chromosome 2, PNRI_Mtr1.1.1.hap1, whole genome shotgun sequence:
- the LOC134706777 gene encoding uncharacterized protein LOC134706777, with product MGQQMSVDDQDEGFKNIISRMLQEADEENDSAKVNSGKKSNEKFITDSDVGLENKVKVNNSEQSTTNEQKEKDKTELIDTKTSTELTDDVYKKSHLEPNDDLFEKSHADFRENKNLGMSVSSEFRKSTENAQSPNLQNIKQEQQTDESGCLEKDQVKITKEKESISAPGKKSATRTEMTNEKLKEITAKHNAKDKPKSLETVFLKDRIDNLITSCLSSKNYESDIEGKNKSVVDSNQTSLQLIKQENRDTFDSSTSHSLSSRSEEVNKVVQDNNTNLVQSQNCKTGNLEQVQNVENQNNLKMEINTQGVSKQKEGNRETTTFQTLIEKVLDNSLQKTKSVDSGPNSNGCKQVSENVRQISDNRIPNRNHLHTIKNEIRNELLVKDTSDRPRTEAKPPDDMSINKSKVVYLKDHIEKVLEKSFQNSSKKDNEEIRGQERTPSKQPDERFQHKENDLRTIHRERSQSLVGEPVRHYRDRSHSFSAQEASIEMKRHKSLEAYDLEHLGPPKLIKVSDIYPDVNRDQSRYLQPPRIDTFDGNSRGSFKSAMSPGGSYSRSPLDQSPVSPYYNHSPNSWHGHSPREHVIPSNLSPKQNVPSPGYQSARYPVSPGYPPSRYSNGPQASQKPISNRGFQQPYPQAVPGYLTNSPDSRTNYQTGNQQISPNAQQHMNRNYPQHFSTRPVVSSSQNFHSNELHSKHQMSPGQPYQQASPRQLPYPSNHPQMSPSPHVPYSNESTQQMPRAMMPSPQHYPTHSDHNQIYPPTSNMHHVRQTHPGYSPMNNRNNGAGYVDTPMRNAQISQVAPRMAGPMHRSPQYNVEGHNRNPSVSSAMALGPVPPQHYFKQQSQKPPQLFPSSPPIPSVREFHPNRAVFQTPPHAAVRPETKYRQPEAVEIPPRIPSRSEEKVNRQPRHEHALDFSVNREDSNVDQDMQPLDLTCKVKTKPKEVPITRPASKCYSGFEYLVKGQFEKGVFEENSGSHPHKQAVSSQYSSQTQVAYPNYEAQNRTENMLRPSESDTGNRSYSQMPVQQSLQGQNDCHNYRPNSRVQVTMSPQTSSLNDDMISTDNCIKVQSPINQSVHLPQDQKKGPNVSRHEPIQNILGSHSPTDILYLICRLCGQTYGSPYGFRKHFRNQHGFEPRAEHTIVQTISETKTAKTALLSPSPNQQAILVAQHPNTLSTSSVDENKISVAENPRALSHTKTMRVPVNQEGDTETVAIVKEENMDYMSSDGACDIQKMESDGGNRKYLECHECGQTFQLNDFGAYKRHCRQHGHPKINNPFDPSFTSDQQNMNSNSGEDIKSKDDSRGDISNVCKECNIPFASSDFLKEHMNSIHPEITIYSCSTCSDKFLDEAAYQIHIKSHIETKDTNDVTVSMKKRLIGDFQKGQFESKQEEIISSTSVTKSAADSMVITASPDSSSDMIKKTLSVVDSQTGPLTPNVQSQSDKQSNESDSNLEIKMEISRQNSCDSATQKIDDSSDSDTLYLHKKFGSKRKFITSLNNDVIEPKVFRKDKSPGNTRSPSVLSTNSCDSEQPDTKSESDQESNISSLNMDGMDDSKLGKCSGKTEARHQLPFVWDRVTRSQVGRKPAKN from the coding sequence ATGGGACAACAGATGTCAGTTGATGACCAGGATGAGggattcaaaaatattataagtcGTATGCTACAGGAAGCAGATGAAGAAAATGATTCTGCTAAAGTGAATTCTGGGAAGAAAAGTAATGAAAAGTTTATAACAGATTCAGATGTAGGACTTGAAAATAAAGTGAAAGTGAATAATTCTGAGCAAAGCACAACAAATGAACAAAAGGAAAAGGATAAAACTGAGCTAATTGATACTAAAACTAGTACCGAGCTCACTGatgatgtttataaaaaatctcATCTAGAGCCTAATGATGATCTATTCGAAAAATCACATGCTGATTTCAGGGAAAATAAAAACCTAGGTATGAGTGTTTCATCAGAATTTAGAAAGTCTACTGAAAATGCTCAATCgccaaatttacaaaatattaaacaagagCAACAGACAGATGAGAGTGGATGTTTGGAAAAGGACCAGGTCAAAATTACTAAAGAGAAAGAAAGTATATCTGCTCCTGGTAAGAAATCAGCCACTCGCAcggaaatgacaaatgaaaaactgAAAGAAATTACAGCAAAACATAATGCAAAGGATAAACCTAAAAGTTTAGAGACTGTATTTTTAAAGGATAGAATTGACAATTTAATTACGAGTTGTTTGTCATCCAAAAATTATGAATCTGATATAgaaggaaaaaataaatctgtaGTGGATTCAAATCAAACATCGTTACAGTTAattaaacaagaaaatagaGATACATTTGATAGTAGTACAAGTCATTCACTATCAAGTAGAAGCGAAGAAGTCAACAAAGTTGTACAGGATAACAATACAAATTTAGTACAGTCACAAAACTGTAAAACTGGAAATCTTGAACAGGTGCAAAATgtagaaaatcaaaacaatttgaaaatggaaataaatacACAAGGAGTATCAAAACAAAAGGAAGGGAATCGTGAGACAACTACATTTCAAACCCTAATTGAAAAAGTTTTAGATAATTcattacaaaaaactaaatcagtTGATTCTGGACCAAATTCCAATGGGTGTAAGCAGGTGTCAGAGAATGTAAGACAGATATCCGACAATAGAATCCCCAACAGAAATCATCTTCATacaatcaaaaatgaaatacgAAACGAACTATTGGTCAAAGACACTAGTGATAGACCAAGAACTGAGGCCAAACCACCAGATGACATGTCAATCAATAAAAGTAAAgtagtttatttaaaggatcaTATAGAAAAGGTTCTGGAAAAGAGTTTTCAAAATTCCTCAAAGAAGGACAACGAAGAAATAAGGGGACAGGAGCGCACACCATCTAAACAACCAGATGAACGTTTCCAACATAAAGAAAATGATCTAAGGACAATTCATAGGGAACGTAGTCAAAGTTTAGTAGGTGAACCTGTAAGGCATTACAGGGACAGAAGTCATAGTTTTAGTGCTCAAGAGGCAAGTATAGAAATGAAACGTCATAAATCTTTAGAGGCTTATGATTTAGAACATTTGGGTCCTCCTAAATTAATAAAAGTGTCAGATATATATCCTGATGTCAACAGAGATCAAAGTCGTTATCTCCAGCCCCCTAGAATAGATACATTTGATGGAAATAGTCGGGGATCATTTAAAAGTGCAATGTCACCAGGAGGAAGTTATTCCAGATCACCATTAGATCAGTCACCTGTATCTCCATATTACAATCATAGTCCAAATTCATGGCATGGACATTCACCAAGAGAACATGTAATACCTTCAAATTTATCACCTAAACAAAATGTGCCATCCCCTGGTTACCAGTCAGCCCGATATCCTGTTTCTCCTGGATATCCACCTTCAAGGTACAGCAATGGACCACAGGCTTCACAAAAACCAATAAGTAATAGGGGATTTCAGCAGCCTTATCCCCAAGCTGTTCCAGGTTATCTTACCAATTCACCTGATAGTCGAACAAATTACCAGACAGGCAACCAGCAGATTTCACCTAATGCTCAACAACATATGAATCGAAACTATCCACAACATTTTTCAACACGACCAGTAGTCAGTAGTTCacaaaattttcattcaaatgaaCTTCATTCCAAGCACCAGATGTCTCCAGGTCAACCATACCAACAAGCGTCACCACGACAACTGCCGTATCCATCCAATCATCCACAGATGTCACCATCGCCTCACGTTCCGTATTCAAATGAGAGTACTCAGCAGATGCCCCGGGCAATGATGCCATCACCACAACATTATCCAACACATTCTGATCATAATCAAATTTACCCACCAACATCAAACATGCATCATGTTAGACAAACACATCCAGGTTATTCTCCCATGAATAACAGAAATAACGGTGCAGGATATGTGGACACACCAATGAGAAATGCTCAAATAAGTCAGGTAGCTCCTAGAATGGCAGGTCCAATGCATCGATCTCCTCAGTATAATGTAGAAGGACATAATAGAAATCCATCAGTTTCATCTGCTATGGCTCTGGGTCCAGTGCCACCCCAACATTACTTTAAACAGCAATCCCAGAAACCACCACAACTTTTCCCATCATCTCCCCCAATTCCATCTGTTCGTGAATTTCACCCTAATAGAGCTGTATTTCAGACTCCCCCACATGCAGCTGTTCGACCAGAAACTAAATATAGGCAGCCTGAAGCAGTAGAAATACCGCCAAGGATACCAAGTCGTTCTGAAGAAAAAGTAAATAGACAGCCCCGTCATGAGCATGCGTTAGACTTTTCAGTAAATAGAGAAGATTCTAATGTTGATCAAGACATGCAGCCTTTAGACTTAACATGTAAAGTCAAAACTAAACCGAAAGAAGTTCCAATAACTCGACCAGCAAGTAAATGTTATTCTGGTTTTGAGTATCTTGTTAAAGGACAGTTTGAAAAGGGTGTATTTGAGGAGAACTCTGGTTCTCATCCACATAAACAAGCTGTTAGTTCACAATACTCTTCACAAACTCAGGTAGCTTATCCTAATTATGAAGCTCAAAACAGGACAGAAAACATGCTCAGACCATCTGAAAGTGATACAGGTAACCGTAGTTACAGTCAGATGCCAGTACAACAGTCTTTACAAGGTCAAAATGATTGTCATAATTATAGACCAAATTCTCGTGTACAAGTTACTATGTCACCTCAGACATCAAGTCTGAATGATGACATGATTTCAACTGACAATTGCATTAAAGTTCAAAGTCCAATAAATCAGTCAGTTCATCTGCCGCAAGATCAGAAAAAAGGACCAAATGTTTCCAGGCATGAACCAATACAAAATATTCTTGGCAGTCATTCCCCAACAGATATCTTGTATTTGATTTGTCGTTTATGTGGTCAAACTTATGGTAGTCCATATGGATTTAGAAAACATTTCAGAAACCAACATGGATTTGAACCACGAGCTGAGCATACAATTGTTCAAACAATATCTGaaacaaaaactgcaaaaactGCTTTGCTTTCACCATCACCAAACCAACAAGCCATATTGGTTGCGCAGCACCCAAATACTTTGTCTACGAGTTCTgtggatgaaaataaaatcagcGTGGCTGAAAACCCCAGGGCTCTCAGTCATACTAAGACCATGAGAGTCCCAGTCAATCAAGAAGGTGATACAGAAACTGTAGCTAttgtaaaagaagaaaacatgGATTATATGTCGTCAGATGGTGCATGTGATATCCAGAAAATGGAGTCTGATGGTGGAAACAGGAAATATCTTGAGTGCCATGAATGTGGGCAGACTTTTCAATTGAACGATTTTGGTGCATACAAGCGCCACTGCAGACAACATGGACATCCAAAAATAAACAATCCATTTGATCCTAGTTTTACTTCTGATCAACAGAATATGAATTCTAATTCTGGAGAAGATATCAAAAGTAAAGACGATTCTAGAGGGGACATCTCAAATGTGTGTAAAGAATGTAATATACCGTTTGCCTCATCTGACTTTTTAAAGGAGCACATGAATTCAATACATCCTGAAATAACGATTTATTCTTGTTCAACATGCAGTGATAAATTTTTAGATGAAGCTGCAtatcaaattcatataaaaagtcATATAGAAACCAAGGATACAAATGACGTTACTGTTTCTATGAAAAAGAGACTCATTGGAGATTTTCAGAAAGGTCAATTTGAAAGTAAACAAGAGGAGATAATATCTTCAACAAGTGTTACTAAAAGTGCAGCAGACTCAATGGTCATCACAGCTAGTCCTGACAGCAGTTCAGATATGATAAAGAAAACATTATCTGTTGTCGACAGTCAGACAGGACCTCTTACTCCAAATGTACAATCACAATCTGATAAACAGTCAAATGAATCAGATTCtaatttggaaattaaaatGGAGATTTCACGCCAGAACAGTTGTGACTCAGCAACACAGAAAATAGATGACAGTAGTGATAGTGATACTCTTTACCTTCATAAAAAGTTTGGTTCAAAACGCAAATTTATAACAAGTTTGAATAATGATGTCATTGAACCAAAAGTATTTAGAAAGGATAAAAGTCCTGGGAATACAAGAAGTCCTAGTGTATTGTCAACAAATAGCTGTGATTCAGAACAGCCAGATACTAAATCAGAATCTGATCAAGAATCTAATATATCTAGTTTGAATATGGATGGTATGGATGATTCAAAACTAGGTAAATGTTCTGGTAAGACTGAAGCTAGGCACCAATTGCCGTTTGTATGGGACCGAGTAACTCGCAGTCAAGTTGGAAGAAAACCAGCAAAGAATTGA
- the LOC134706778 gene encoding uncharacterized protein LOC134706778 isoform X1, producing MYRLVGHVTAVENGVDVRRRPLFDDQKEYSVGGCKDCYIKIEHAVQNELARICIDEKNNISIMPLLPSHQLTVNFEPVDGLVSLEDNDIFTVAGQMFRITTKAGMASGDPSEEAYIALKSVIKNVFTKKYKLKDALVYFKAAFKKCQDDHKEKLMKLTFDENSLLNLACTEGDLELVTYLIDNCNWDVNYCEGTQHPPLHSAILNKHVEIVSYLLAFGADTNLVDSMGYKPLNYAYRCTDTRALELTKMLVSDGADINCTTIAGKGQKLEWGPVSENRKIKFKDEEVIEIVGDSDNLYIGQDEHPMIFCALVDEFEIFGYFIERDGIPNDILCNALDVYGATLALNSRFEQSLILLRAATDMRYGDPDNKLEKENVRERRPVYNYRSEMMCLEDFNNLESNPSSISMMTQAVLIYERVLPLYTEQYLDGLLTLTNKCVDEGHYEMAIGLHVELQRAYCNAAMERISVLKYDDCGTSIANMLTLLNNSRWRPSFEDKMVVCEQSYQAILSNTQFNETYNPFTDNVIFACCFASMRYIMSFLQDQNIEHKIVFYQFIKKLVDSDFRDEDGNTMLYKALELQEFSFCDECSVLNNYDNTDIIKLLFQYNIDVNSTSYEGNTALHSHMHFINRSEMNDEDRDMIRLLVKHGSHLDSQNKKGETVLDLLRVGNHDLYDLNLLPLQCMAASVVAEYKLLVGNEYPEAIVSIVKQHELPT from the exons aTGTATCGGTTGGTTGGTCACGTGACTGCAGTAGAAAATGGAGTAGATGTAAGACGACGACCATTGTTTGATGATCAGAAAGAATATTCAGTTGGAGG ATGTAAGGATTGTTATATAAAGATAGAACATGCTGTTCAGAATGAATTGGCCAGAATATGcatagatgaaaaaaataat attTCTATTATGCCATTGTTACCTTCCCATCAACTGACAGTGAATTTTGAGCCTGTGGATGGTCTTGTTTCATTAGAAGACAATGATATCTTTACTGTTGCTGGTCAAATGTTCAGAATAACCACCAAAGCTGGAATG GCCAGTGGAGACCCATCTGAGGAAGCATACATTGCACTGAAAAGTGTTATCAAAAACGtattcaccaaaaagtataagCTGAAGGATGCACTGGTTTATTTTAAAGCAGCCTTCAAAAAATGTCAAGATGACCACAAAGAAAAACTGATGAAATTAACATTTGATGAAAACTCCTTACTGAACTTGGCCTGTACAGAAGGTGACCTTGAACTTGTTACATATCTTATAGATAATTGTAACTGGGATGTGAATTATTGTGAAGGTACCCAGCATCCTCCTTTACATTCAGCCATTTTGAATAAACATGTGGAAATTGTTTCCTACTTACTTGCATTTGGTGCTGACACTAATCTAGTCGATTCTATGGGTTACAAGCCCCTGAATTATGCCTACAGATGTACAGATACCAGAGCATTggaattaacaaaaatgttagtGTCAGATGGTGCAGATATAAATTGTACCACTATTGCTGGTAAAGGTCAAAAACTAGAATGGGGACCAGTCAGTGAGAATAGAAagataaaatttaaagatgaaGAAGTTATTGAGATAGTTGGGGATTCTGACAATCTATACATTGGACAAGATGAACATCCAATGATCTTCTGTGCATTGGTTGATGAGTTTGAGATATTCGGTTATTTTATTGAAAGGGATGGAATTCCCAACGACATCCTATGTAATGCACTTGATGTATATGGTGCAACATTGGCACTCAATTCAAGGTTTGAacaatctttaattttattgagAGCAGCTACAGATATGAGATATGGGGATCCTGATAATAAGttggaaaaagaaaatgtgagGGAACGGAGACCAGTCTATAATTATAGGAGTGAGATGATGTGCCTTGAGGACTTCAATAATTTAGAGAGTAACCCAAGTTCTATTTCTATGATGACTCAAGCGGTGTTGATTTACGAAAGGGTTCTACCTTTATATACTGAACAATATCTGGATGGATTGTTAACTCtaacaaacaaatgtgttgATGAGGGCCATTATGAAATGGCAATAGGTCTCCATGTTGAGTTACAGAGAGCATACTGTAATGCCGCTATGGAAAGGATATCTGTGTTAAAATATGACGATTGTGGAACTAGTATTGCAAACATGTTGACATTACTGAACAATTCCCGTTGGAGACCATCATTTGAAGATAAAATGGTAGTTTGTGAGCAGTCATACCAAGCAATCTTGTCAAACACTCAATTTAATGAAACCTACAATCCTTTCACAGATAACGTTATCTTTGCATGCTGCTTTGCATCCATGCGTTATATAATGAGTTTTCTACAAGATCAAAACATTGAACACAAAATAGTTTTTTACCAGTTCATAAAGAAATTAGTGGACAGTGATTTTAGAGATGAAGATGGTAATACTATGCTCTATAAAGCCTTAGAGCTTCAAGAATTTAGCTTCTGTGATGAATGTAGCGTGTTGAACAATTATGATAATACTGACATCATAAAGTTATTGTTTCAGTATAATATAGATGTAAATAGCACTTCTTATGAAGGGAATACAGCTCTTCATTCTCATATGCATTTCATAAATAGATCAGAAATGAATGATGAAGATAGAGATATGATTAGACTGTTAGTGAagcatggcagccatcttgattCACAAAACAAGAAAGGAGAAACAGTTTTAGATCTGCTTCGAGTGGGAAATCATGATTTGTATGATTTAAACTTACTACCCTTGCAGTGTATGGCAGCTTCAGTGGTAGCAGAATATAAACTGTTGGTTGGGAATGAATACCCTGAGGCAATTGTTTCAATTGTAAAACAACATGAGTTACCAACTTAG
- the LOC134706778 gene encoding uncharacterized protein LOC134706778 isoform X2 codes for MYRLVGHVTAVENGVDVRRRPLFDDQKEYSVGGCKDCYIKIEHAVQNELARICIDEKNNASGDPSEEAYIALKSVIKNVFTKKYKLKDALVYFKAAFKKCQDDHKEKLMKLTFDENSLLNLACTEGDLELVTYLIDNCNWDVNYCEGTQHPPLHSAILNKHVEIVSYLLAFGADTNLVDSMGYKPLNYAYRCTDTRALELTKMLVSDGADINCTTIAGKGQKLEWGPVSENRKIKFKDEEVIEIVGDSDNLYIGQDEHPMIFCALVDEFEIFGYFIERDGIPNDILCNALDVYGATLALNSRFEQSLILLRAATDMRYGDPDNKLEKENVRERRPVYNYRSEMMCLEDFNNLESNPSSISMMTQAVLIYERVLPLYTEQYLDGLLTLTNKCVDEGHYEMAIGLHVELQRAYCNAAMERISVLKYDDCGTSIANMLTLLNNSRWRPSFEDKMVVCEQSYQAILSNTQFNETYNPFTDNVIFACCFASMRYIMSFLQDQNIEHKIVFYQFIKKLVDSDFRDEDGNTMLYKALELQEFSFCDECSVLNNYDNTDIIKLLFQYNIDVNSTSYEGNTALHSHMHFINRSEMNDEDRDMIRLLVKHGSHLDSQNKKGETVLDLLRVGNHDLYDLNLLPLQCMAASVVAEYKLLVGNEYPEAIVSIVKQHELPT; via the exons aTGTATCGGTTGGTTGGTCACGTGACTGCAGTAGAAAATGGAGTAGATGTAAGACGACGACCATTGTTTGATGATCAGAAAGAATATTCAGTTGGAGG ATGTAAGGATTGTTATATAAAGATAGAACATGCTGTTCAGAATGAATTGGCCAGAATATGcatagatgaaaaaaataat GCCAGTGGAGACCCATCTGAGGAAGCATACATTGCACTGAAAAGTGTTATCAAAAACGtattcaccaaaaagtataagCTGAAGGATGCACTGGTTTATTTTAAAGCAGCCTTCAAAAAATGTCAAGATGACCACAAAGAAAAACTGATGAAATTAACATTTGATGAAAACTCCTTACTGAACTTGGCCTGTACAGAAGGTGACCTTGAACTTGTTACATATCTTATAGATAATTGTAACTGGGATGTGAATTATTGTGAAGGTACCCAGCATCCTCCTTTACATTCAGCCATTTTGAATAAACATGTGGAAATTGTTTCCTACTTACTTGCATTTGGTGCTGACACTAATCTAGTCGATTCTATGGGTTACAAGCCCCTGAATTATGCCTACAGATGTACAGATACCAGAGCATTggaattaacaaaaatgttagtGTCAGATGGTGCAGATATAAATTGTACCACTATTGCTGGTAAAGGTCAAAAACTAGAATGGGGACCAGTCAGTGAGAATAGAAagataaaatttaaagatgaaGAAGTTATTGAGATAGTTGGGGATTCTGACAATCTATACATTGGACAAGATGAACATCCAATGATCTTCTGTGCATTGGTTGATGAGTTTGAGATATTCGGTTATTTTATTGAAAGGGATGGAATTCCCAACGACATCCTATGTAATGCACTTGATGTATATGGTGCAACATTGGCACTCAATTCAAGGTTTGAacaatctttaattttattgagAGCAGCTACAGATATGAGATATGGGGATCCTGATAATAAGttggaaaaagaaaatgtgagGGAACGGAGACCAGTCTATAATTATAGGAGTGAGATGATGTGCCTTGAGGACTTCAATAATTTAGAGAGTAACCCAAGTTCTATTTCTATGATGACTCAAGCGGTGTTGATTTACGAAAGGGTTCTACCTTTATATACTGAACAATATCTGGATGGATTGTTAACTCtaacaaacaaatgtgttgATGAGGGCCATTATGAAATGGCAATAGGTCTCCATGTTGAGTTACAGAGAGCATACTGTAATGCCGCTATGGAAAGGATATCTGTGTTAAAATATGACGATTGTGGAACTAGTATTGCAAACATGTTGACATTACTGAACAATTCCCGTTGGAGACCATCATTTGAAGATAAAATGGTAGTTTGTGAGCAGTCATACCAAGCAATCTTGTCAAACACTCAATTTAATGAAACCTACAATCCTTTCACAGATAACGTTATCTTTGCATGCTGCTTTGCATCCATGCGTTATATAATGAGTTTTCTACAAGATCAAAACATTGAACACAAAATAGTTTTTTACCAGTTCATAAAGAAATTAGTGGACAGTGATTTTAGAGATGAAGATGGTAATACTATGCTCTATAAAGCCTTAGAGCTTCAAGAATTTAGCTTCTGTGATGAATGTAGCGTGTTGAACAATTATGATAATACTGACATCATAAAGTTATTGTTTCAGTATAATATAGATGTAAATAGCACTTCTTATGAAGGGAATACAGCTCTTCATTCTCATATGCATTTCATAAATAGATCAGAAATGAATGATGAAGATAGAGATATGATTAGACTGTTAGTGAagcatggcagccatcttgattCACAAAACAAGAAAGGAGAAACAGTTTTAGATCTGCTTCGAGTGGGAAATCATGATTTGTATGATTTAAACTTACTACCCTTGCAGTGTATGGCAGCTTCAGTGGTAGCAGAATATAAACTGTTGGTTGGGAATGAATACCCTGAGGCAATTGTTTCAATTGTAAAACAACATGAGTTACCAACTTAG